The proteins below come from a single Dermatophilaceae bacterium Soc4.6 genomic window:
- a CDS encoding hemolysin III family protein translates to METSPSTPDTGTVSDLVAAVKPKLRGWFHAGTAPLALAAGIVLICLAPAGRAKVGAVVFTVTAVLLFATSAVYHRGTWSARVQVILKRMDHSNIFLIIAGSYTPFALALLPWEQARTLLLIVWAGAIGGVLFRVFWVGAPRWLYTPIYVALGWVAVFYFGPLLQFGGPVVMTLLTVGGLLYTLGAVVYGTKHPNPFPRWFGFHEIFHAFTVAAFVVHYIAASLALYGVGASPVS, encoded by the coding sequence ATGGAGACCTCGCCCAGCACCCCCGACACCGGCACCGTCAGCGACCTCGTCGCCGCGGTCAAGCCGAAGCTGCGCGGCTGGTTCCACGCGGGCACGGCCCCGCTGGCGCTGGCGGCCGGCATCGTGCTGATCTGCCTCGCCCCCGCCGGGCGGGCGAAGGTCGGCGCGGTCGTCTTCACCGTCACCGCGGTGCTCCTCTTCGCGACCTCGGCGGTCTACCACCGGGGCACCTGGTCGGCCCGGGTCCAAGTCATCCTCAAGCGGATGGACCACTCCAACATCTTCCTCATCATCGCCGGCTCCTACACGCCCTTCGCCCTGGCGCTGCTGCCGTGGGAGCAGGCCCGCACCCTGCTGCTGATCGTGTGGGCCGGAGCCATCGGTGGCGTGCTCTTCCGGGTCTTCTGGGTCGGCGCCCCGCGCTGGCTCTACACCCCGATCTACGTGGCGCTCGGATGGGTCGCGGTCTTCTACTTCGGCCCGCTGCTGCAGTTCGGTGGCCCGGTGGTCATGACCCTGCTCACCGTCGGCGGTCTGCTCTACACGCTGGGCGCCGTCGTCTACGGCACCAAGCACCCCAACCCGTTCCCCCGCTGGTTCGGCTTCCACGAGATCTTCCACGCCTTCACCGTGGCGGCCTTCGTGGTCCACTACATCGCGGCGTCGCTCGCGCTCTACGGCGTCGGCGCCTCCCCCGTCAGCTGA
- a CDS encoding maleylpyruvate isomerase family mycothiol-dependent enzyme, with amino-acid sequence MSTSPPQSSTADAVIDALAAGADELVPVAEGLTAQQLRAHTRPGEWSSAAVLSHLGSGAVIALAGLEAALTGEAYAGFAGNQPVWDEWNAMEPEEQRDGFVEANATLQSRYAAIDPDTRRTLRVDLGFLPAPVDLATAACFRLNELALHSWDLRVARDPEAQVQQDAVPLLLESLLPMMVGWLGKGERHAGPAVSLAVSLVDPEGELGLEIAPGGVTLGVVPEAPDGVLTIPAEAFLRLLTGRLDAAHTPAGIGVIGPVDLDALRAVFPGF; translated from the coding sequence ATGAGCACGAGCCCTCCGCAGTCCTCGACCGCTGACGCCGTCATCGATGCCCTCGCGGCCGGCGCCGACGAGCTGGTGCCCGTCGCGGAGGGCCTGACGGCGCAGCAGCTGCGGGCGCACACCCGCCCGGGCGAGTGGTCGAGCGCCGCGGTGCTCAGCCACCTCGGCAGTGGTGCGGTGATCGCGCTGGCCGGGCTCGAGGCCGCGCTCACCGGCGAGGCCTACGCCGGGTTCGCCGGCAACCAGCCGGTCTGGGACGAGTGGAACGCCATGGAGCCCGAGGAGCAGCGCGACGGGTTCGTCGAGGCGAACGCCACCCTGCAGAGCCGCTATGCCGCGATCGACCCCGACACCAGGCGGACGCTGCGCGTCGACCTGGGCTTCCTGCCCGCGCCGGTCGACCTGGCGACCGCAGCCTGCTTCCGGCTCAACGAGCTGGCCCTCCACTCGTGGGACCTGCGCGTCGCCCGCGACCCCGAGGCGCAGGTGCAGCAGGACGCCGTGCCGCTGCTGCTCGAGAGCCTGCTCCCGATGATGGTCGGCTGGCTCGGGAAGGGCGAGCGTCACGCCGGGCCCGCGGTCTCGCTGGCCGTCTCCCTCGTCGACCCCGAGGGTGAGCTGGGCCTCGAGATCGCGCCGGGTGGGGTGACCCTGGGCGTGGTGCCCGAGGCTCCCGACGGCGTGCTGACCATCCCGGCTGAGGCGTTCCTCCGGCTGCTGACCGGGCGGCTCGACGCCGCTCACACCCCGGCCGGCATCGGGGTCATCGGGCCGGTCGACCTCGACGCGCTCCGGGCGGTCTTCCCCGGGTTCTGA
- the mca gene encoding mycothiol conjugate amidase Mca → MAVHAHPDDESSKGAATMAKYAAQGARVHVVSCTGGERGDILNPRLKEDVHILRDLAQVRRDEMAAAQAVLGVEHTWLGFVDSGLPEGDPLPSLPDGCFALEPIEVTTEALVRVIRAFRPHVLTTYDEVGGYPHPDHINCHVVSMAAVAAAADPTAYPQAGEPWQPLKVYYNHTFTRSRVETFHHAMLEAGLESPYADWLKDWKRPDRRVTTRVECAEFFDVRDRALLAHATQVDPDGNWFKVPLDLQRRIWPTEDYELALSFVPFTDGEDDLFLGLGAAHEADALGARGGLDVAYDGRTSVEPVERVDA, encoded by the coding sequence ATGGCCGTCCACGCCCATCCCGACGACGAGTCGAGCAAGGGCGCGGCGACCATGGCGAAGTACGCCGCGCAGGGCGCGCGGGTGCACGTCGTCTCCTGCACCGGCGGCGAGCGGGGCGACATCCTCAACCCGCGCCTCAAGGAGGACGTGCACATCCTGCGCGACCTCGCCCAGGTGCGCCGCGACGAGATGGCGGCCGCCCAGGCCGTGCTGGGTGTCGAGCACACCTGGCTGGGGTTCGTCGACTCCGGCCTGCCCGAGGGCGACCCGCTGCCATCGCTGCCTGACGGGTGCTTCGCCCTCGAGCCGATCGAGGTCACGACCGAGGCGCTCGTGCGCGTCATCCGCGCCTTCCGCCCGCACGTCCTGACCACCTACGACGAGGTCGGCGGCTATCCCCACCCTGACCACATCAACTGCCACGTGGTCTCCATGGCCGCGGTCGCCGCGGCCGCCGACCCGACGGCCTACCCGCAGGCGGGTGAGCCGTGGCAGCCGCTGAAGGTCTACTACAACCACACCTTCACGCGCTCGCGCGTCGAGACGTTCCACCACGCGATGCTCGAGGCGGGCCTCGAGTCGCCCTACGCCGACTGGCTCAAGGACTGGAAGCGCCCCGACCGCCGGGTCACGACCCGAGTCGAGTGCGCCGAGTTCTTCGATGTGCGCGACCGGGCCCTGCTGGCCCACGCCACCCAGGTCGACCCCGACGGCAACTGGTTCAAGGTGCCGCTCGACCTGCAGCGCCGGATCTGGCCGACCGAGGACTACGAGCTGGCCCTCTCCTTCGTGCCGTTCACCGACGGTGAGGACGACCTCTTCCTCGGGCTCGGGGCAGCACACGAGGCCGACGCGCTCGGCGCCCGCGGCGGCCTCGACGTCGCCTACGACGGCCGCACCTCGGTCGAGCCGGTGGAGAGGGTCGACGCCTGA
- a CDS encoding DUF4307 domain-containing protein: MSPTLPPAGTRTSGEPTPRPGRPSRWWGVIGGAVAVLVAGVIIWWTAADSPDRITATTVGYKVDSDRQVSVSFDVTRPPTQPVTCTVTAQDGTFAAVGSAQLVIPTGGERTTHHEITVRTASRAVTGNVTDCVRTR, translated from the coding sequence ATGTCACCGACACTGCCGCCCGCGGGCACCCGCACCTCCGGAGAGCCCACCCCCCGCCCCGGCCGACCGAGCCGGTGGTGGGGCGTCATCGGTGGCGCCGTCGCCGTGCTCGTCGCCGGCGTGATCATCTGGTGGACCGCCGCCGACTCACCCGACCGGATCACCGCGACCACGGTCGGCTACAAGGTCGACAGCGACCGCCAGGTCTCGGTCAGCTTCGACGTGACGCGGCCCCCGACGCAGCCGGTCACCTGCACGGTCACCGCGCAGGACGGGACCTTCGCCGCCGTCGGCAGCGCCCAGCTGGTCATCCCCACCGGTGGTGAGCGCACCACCCACCACGAGATCACCGTGCGCACGGCGTCGCGCGCCGTGACGGGCAACGTCACCGACTGCGTCCGCACGCGCTGA
- a CDS encoding 3-hydroxybutyryl-CoA dehydrogenase, with protein sequence MSTRPPLSTATGDGETAPMSVGVVGCGLMGAGIAEVCARAGHGVVVVESDEGRARDGRARIERSLRRAQERGKLADAEPVLERLRVVTDLEALADRELVIEAIVEDEDAKTTLFRRLDGIVTAPDAILASNTSSIPVMKLAVVTGRPSQVLGIHFFNPVPVLALVELVPSLLTAPETTARARAFVEGSLGKQAIDCQDRAGFVVNALLIPFILSAIRMMESGFATAEDIDQGLVLGAAHPQGPLALADLIGLDTTQAVAQSLYEEFKEPLYAAPPLLNRMVDAGLLGRKTGRAFYSYS encoded by the coding sequence ATGAGCACCCGTCCCCCCCTCTCGACAGCCACCGGCGACGGCGAGACCGCCCCGATGTCGGTCGGCGTCGTCGGCTGCGGCCTCATGGGAGCCGGCATCGCCGAGGTCTGCGCCCGCGCCGGTCACGGCGTCGTCGTGGTCGAGTCCGACGAGGGCCGGGCCCGCGACGGTCGAGCCCGGATAGAGCGCTCGCTGCGCCGCGCCCAGGAGCGCGGCAAGCTGGCCGACGCCGAGCCGGTGCTCGAGCGGCTCCGGGTGGTCACCGACCTCGAGGCCCTCGCCGACCGCGAGCTCGTCATCGAGGCCATCGTCGAGGACGAGGACGCCAAGACGACCCTCTTCCGCCGCCTCGACGGGATCGTGACCGCGCCCGATGCGATCCTGGCCTCCAACACCTCGTCGATCCCGGTGATGAAGCTCGCCGTCGTGACCGGCCGGCCCAGCCAGGTGCTCGGCATCCACTTCTTCAACCCCGTGCCCGTGCTGGCCCTCGTCGAGCTCGTCCCGAGCCTGCTCACCGCGCCCGAGACGACCGCGCGGGCCCGCGCCTTCGTCGAGGGCAGCCTCGGCAAGCAGGCGATCGACTGCCAGGACCGGGCCGGCTTCGTGGTCAATGCCCTGCTGATCCCCTTCATCCTCAGTGCGATTCGCATGATGGAGTCGGGATTCGCGACCGCCGAGGACATCGACCAGGGTCTCGTGCTCGGCGCCGCCCACCCACAGGGCCCGCTCGCGCTGGCCGACCTCATCGGGCTCGACACCACGCAGGCCGTGGCCCAGTCGCTCTACGAGGAGTTCAAGGAGCCGCTGTATGCCGCGCCTCCCCTGCTCAACCGGATGGTCGACGCCGGCTTGCTGGGGCGCAAGACCGGGCGTGCCTTCTACTCCTACTCGTAA
- the greA gene encoding transcription elongation factor GreA, which produces MTDTATNYLTQDAFERLQAELAQLSGEGRSEIAKRIEAAREEGDLKENGGYHAAKEEQGKMEARIRQLTQLLEKATVGEAPATPKGVVGPGMLVTVEMFGDKETFLLGHREIKQEGSDLEVFSEQSPLGKAINGTKVGTTSKYLTPAGKTIEVTVLNVERYQG; this is translated from the coding sequence ATGACTGACACCGCGACGAACTACCTCACCCAGGACGCGTTCGAGCGCCTGCAGGCCGAGCTGGCCCAGCTCTCCGGCGAGGGTCGCTCCGAGATCGCCAAGCGCATCGAGGCGGCGCGCGAGGAGGGTGACCTGAAGGAGAACGGCGGCTACCACGCGGCCAAGGAGGAGCAGGGCAAGATGGAAGCCCGCATCCGCCAGCTGACGCAGCTGCTCGAGAAGGCCACCGTCGGCGAGGCTCCGGCCACCCCCAAGGGCGTCGTCGGCCCCGGCATGCTCGTGACCGTCGAGATGTTCGGTGACAAGGAGACCTTCCTGCTCGGTCACCGCGAGATCAAGCAGGAGGGCAGCGACCTCGAGGTCTTCTCGGAGCAGTCGCCCCTCGGCAAGGCCATCAACGGCACCAAGGTCGGCACGACGTCGAAGTACCTCACGCCGGCCGGCAAGACGATCGAGGTCACCGTGCTCAACGTCGAGCGCTACCAGGGCTGA
- the ilvA gene encoding threonine ammonia-lyase: MPTGPQLPVTADDILAARDILDGVVRPTPLEYSRALSERVGQEVWLKCENLQRAGSFKIRGAYTRMARLSPQEKAAGVVAASAGNHAQGVALAAQLLGIQAKVYMPVGAPMPKLVATRAYGATVEQVGTTVDECLVEAAAWSAQTGAVLVHPFDHPDIVAGQGTCGLEILEQCPEVRTVVVSTGGGGLLAGIATAVRALRPEVRVIGVQAEMAAAYPMSLRAGRPVALERMATMADGIAVGLPGAVPFAMVAELVDSVETVDESALSRALLFLLERAKMVVEPAGAASVAALLEPSGRRLEGPVVAVLSGGNIDPLLLLRIIRHGMVAAGRYLSFAVQVPDRPGTLARLLADLAAADANVVEVRHGRSEAGLSYDEVEIAVECETKGPEHREELLRALRTDGYRLMFR; this comes from the coding sequence ATGCCCACAGGCCCTCAGCTGCCCGTCACCGCGGACGACATCCTCGCCGCCCGCGACATCCTCGACGGCGTCGTGCGCCCGACCCCGCTGGAGTACTCCCGGGCCCTCAGCGAGCGGGTCGGCCAAGAGGTCTGGCTGAAGTGCGAGAACCTCCAGCGGGCCGGCTCGTTCAAGATCCGCGGTGCCTACACCCGCATGGCCCGGCTCTCCCCGCAGGAGAAGGCGGCCGGCGTTGTCGCCGCCTCGGCCGGCAACCACGCGCAGGGGGTCGCCCTCGCCGCCCAGCTGCTCGGCATCCAGGCCAAGGTCTACATGCCGGTCGGTGCGCCCATGCCCAAGCTCGTCGCCACGAGGGCCTATGGCGCCACGGTCGAGCAGGTCGGCACGACGGTCGACGAGTGCCTCGTCGAGGCCGCCGCCTGGTCTGCCCAGACCGGCGCCGTGCTGGTCCACCCCTTCGACCATCCCGACATCGTCGCCGGCCAGGGCACGTGCGGTCTCGAGATCCTCGAGCAGTGCCCCGAGGTGCGCACCGTCGTCGTGTCCACCGGGGGCGGTGGCCTGCTCGCCGGTATCGCCACCGCTGTGCGGGCGCTGCGCCCCGAGGTGCGGGTCATCGGCGTGCAGGCGGAGATGGCTGCGGCCTACCCGATGTCGTTGCGGGCCGGGCGCCCGGTGGCCCTCGAGCGGATGGCGACCATGGCCGACGGCATCGCGGTCGGCCTGCCCGGCGCGGTCCCCTTCGCCATGGTGGCCGAGCTCGTCGACAGCGTCGAGACCGTCGACGAGTCGGCACTCTCGCGCGCCCTGCTCTTCCTGCTGGAGCGGGCCAAGATGGTCGTCGAGCCGGCCGGTGCGGCGTCGGTCGCCGCCCTGCTGGAGCCGTCGGGCCGACGGCTCGAGGGGCCCGTCGTGGCCGTGCTCTCGGGAGGCAACATCGACCCGCTGCTGCTGCTGCGCATCATCCGGCACGGGATGGTGGCTGCCGGGCGCTATCTGTCCTTCGCCGTGCAGGTGCCCGACCGCCCCGGCACGCTGGCTCGGCTGCTCGCCGACCTCGCCGCGGCCGACGCCAACGTCGTCGAGGTGCGCCACGGCCGGTCGGAGGCGGGGTTGAGCTACGACGAGGTGGAGATCGCGGTCGAGTGCGAGACCAAGGGCCCCGAGCACCGTGAGGAGCTGCTGCGGGCCCTGCGCACCGACGGCTACCGGCTGATGTTCCGGTGA
- a CDS encoding VanZ family protein: MTTLDEVGSVSAVTAICLLLALLLRERAPATWPRSALGLAPVALVGSFFAIAGGGSRYLLRFAAVDGVMVLATVALAVALAVVLRGRGFTWPMTLWFAGCVLLVGVTTLPSGSGPPALRADAVDSLRTCVTDPGRWLPPGLNKVARSQVSAEFVPNIALFIPLGLGLVLALAGRGEAPLSTRRGRLLVVLLPLAVSVSIETYQAVLTTRVCAPIDVMSNTAGGVLGGLLASGLLLSLPRAARSGPVAATSPPPAE, translated from the coding sequence ATGACCACCCTCGACGAGGTCGGGTCCGTCTCGGCCGTCACGGCCATCTGCCTGCTGCTGGCGCTGCTCCTGCGTGAGCGGGCACCGGCGACCTGGCCGCGCAGCGCCCTCGGCCTGGCGCCCGTCGCCCTGGTCGGCTCGTTCTTCGCCATCGCCGGCGGCGGCAGCCGCTACCTGCTGCGCTTCGCCGCCGTCGACGGCGTGATGGTGCTCGCGACCGTCGCGCTCGCCGTCGCACTCGCAGTGGTGCTCCGCGGGCGGGGGTTCACGTGGCCGATGACGCTGTGGTTCGCCGGGTGCGTGCTGCTGGTCGGGGTGACGACCCTGCCGTCGGGCAGCGGGCCGCCCGCCCTGCGCGCCGACGCCGTGGACTCCCTGCGCACCTGCGTGACCGACCCCGGCCGCTGGCTGCCGCCCGGCCTCAACAAGGTGGCCCGCAGCCAGGTCAGCGCCGAGTTCGTGCCCAACATCGCGCTGTTCATACCTCTCGGCCTGGGTCTCGTCCTCGCCCTGGCCGGTCGCGGCGAGGCGCCCCTGTCCACCCGGCGCGGGCGGCTGCTCGTCGTGCTGCTGCCCCTGGCCGTGTCGGTGTCGATCGAGACCTACCAGGCCGTCCTGACGACCCGCGTCTGCGCGCCCATCGACGTCATGAGCAACACCGCCGGAGGCGTCCTCGGGGGCCTGCTGGCCTCCGGGCTGCTGCTGTCACTGCCCCGCGCGGCTCGGAGCGGGCCCGTCGCGGCGACGTCGCCCCCACCGGCTGAGTAG
- a CDS encoding glutamate mutase L: MPTVPSRLLCVDVGSTWTKAALVDLGEARIVATAAVPTTLRPDVMVGVQAARAAVGAADDTPALACSSAGGGLRLAVVGYERSVTAEAGRRVGLSAGARVVHVAAGELDGQGVRDLRAARPDLVLLVGGTDGGNADVLLHNAARLAAARLTAPVVVAGNREAGSQAAGLLAATGRRHVVTDNVVPQIGVIDPEPARTAIRAVFLEHVIGGKGLSRDRAFATMVRAATPDAVLAGAEVLSAATGTDVLLVDVGGATTDVYSCLTPEGEDASLRKEVVGRLWHARTVEADLGMRWNADGVVEAAAREHLPTSSGLVPYAASLAERPDHLPVDAHEQTLDLEIARLAATVGVRRHARPQAPGEGPRPLADVGLVIGSGGVLRHAPAGGAAGVLEAVTTDHGGGWRVPVAARTAVDAAYGLFVVGLLAREQPDAALALARRLGASMGVGA, translated from the coding sequence GTGCCCACCGTCCCTTCCCGACTGCTCTGCGTCGACGTCGGCTCGACGTGGACCAAGGCGGCGCTGGTCGACCTCGGTGAGGCCCGGATCGTCGCGACGGCCGCGGTGCCCACCACCCTGCGGCCCGACGTGATGGTCGGCGTGCAGGCGGCCCGCGCGGCGGTCGGCGCCGCTGACGACACACCGGCTCTCGCCTGCTCCAGCGCCGGCGGCGGCCTGCGGCTCGCGGTCGTCGGCTACGAGCGCAGCGTGACCGCCGAGGCCGGTCGCCGGGTCGGCCTGAGCGCTGGCGCCCGGGTCGTGCACGTGGCCGCCGGCGAGCTCGACGGGCAGGGGGTGCGTGACCTGCGCGCGGCGCGACCCGACCTCGTGCTCCTGGTGGGCGGCACCGACGGAGGCAACGCGGATGTGTTGCTGCACAACGCCGCTCGCCTCGCGGCGGCCCGGCTCACCGCGCCGGTCGTCGTCGCCGGCAACCGCGAGGCAGGCAGTCAGGCCGCCGGCCTCCTCGCCGCCACGGGCCGACGTCACGTCGTCACCGACAACGTCGTCCCGCAGATCGGCGTCATCGACCCCGAGCCGGCGCGCACCGCGATCCGCGCCGTCTTCCTCGAGCACGTCATCGGCGGCAAGGGTCTGTCGCGAGACAGGGCCTTCGCGACGATGGTGCGGGCCGCCACCCCCGACGCAGTGCTCGCGGGCGCCGAGGTGCTGAGCGCCGCCACCGGCACCGACGTGCTGCTCGTCGACGTGGGAGGCGCCACGACCGACGTCTACTCCTGCCTCACCCCCGAGGGCGAGGACGCCAGCCTGCGCAAGGAGGTCGTCGGGCGCCTCTGGCACGCCCGCACCGTCGAGGCCGACCTGGGCATGCGCTGGAACGCCGACGGCGTCGTGGAGGCCGCCGCCCGCGAGCACCTGCCCACCAGCTCGGGCCTCGTCCCGTATGCCGCGTCCCTCGCCGAGCGGCCCGACCACCTGCCGGTCGACGCCCACGAGCAGACCCTCGACCTCGAGATCGCCCGGCTCGCGGCGACCGTCGGCGTGCGTCGTCACGCCCGCCCGCAGGCCCCGGGCGAGGGGCCCCGCCCGCTCGCCGACGTCGGTCTCGTCATCGGCTCGGGCGGGGTGCTGCGTCATGCCCCCGCGGGCGGTGCAGCCGGGGTGCTCGAGGCGGTCACGACCGACCACGGCGGCGGGTGGCGCGTGCCGGTGGCTGCGCGCACGGCGGTCGATGCGGCCTACGGGCTCTTCGTCGTCGGGTTGCTCGCGCGCGAGCAGCCGGACGCGGCACTCGCGCTCGCACGCAGACTCGGGGCCTCGATGGGGGTTGGTGCATGA
- a CDS encoding cystathionine gamma-synthase, whose translation MTTPTPGFSTRAIHAGQDPDAGTGAVVTPIYQVSTYKQDGVGGFRGGYEYSRSANPTRTALEECLAALEGGERGFAFASGLAGQDTLIRALLTPGDHLVMPNDAYGGTYRQVARVAGPQGIAHTVAPTADVDAVRAAIEPGRTRLVWVETPSNPLLGVSDIAALAEVAHAADALLVVDNTFATPYLQNPLALGADIVTSSTTKYLGGHSDVVGGAVVVRHDVPVAELKDAADRIAFHQNAIGGVAGPFDSWLVLRGLKTLAVRMERHCDNAEAVVAYLQSHPAVEKVLYPGLPDHPGHAVAARQMKRFGGMVSVLLKGGEDAAVAACGATTVFTLGESLGGVESLIEHPFRMTHASVEGTALEVPRGLIRLSVGIEDEADLLADLDVALAVRG comes from the coding sequence ATGACGACCCCCACCCCCGGCTTCTCCACCCGCGCGATCCACGCCGGTCAGGATCCCGATGCGGGCACCGGTGCCGTCGTCACCCCCATCTACCAGGTCTCGACCTACAAGCAGGACGGCGTCGGCGGCTTCCGCGGCGGCTACGAGTACTCCCGCTCGGCCAACCCCACCCGCACCGCGCTCGAGGAGTGCCTCGCGGCCCTCGAGGGCGGTGAGCGTGGCTTCGCCTTCGCCAGCGGCCTGGCCGGGCAGGACACCCTCATCCGGGCGCTGCTCACCCCGGGCGACCACCTCGTCATGCCCAACGACGCCTACGGCGGTACCTACCGGCAGGTGGCGCGCGTGGCCGGCCCGCAGGGCATCGCGCACACGGTCGCCCCCACGGCCGACGTCGACGCCGTGCGCGCCGCGATCGAGCCCGGCCGCACCCGGCTCGTGTGGGTCGAGACGCCCAGCAACCCGCTGCTCGGGGTCTCCGACATCGCCGCCCTCGCCGAGGTCGCCCACGCCGCCGATGCGCTGCTGGTCGTCGACAACACCTTCGCCACCCCCTACCTGCAGAACCCTCTCGCCCTCGGCGCCGACATCGTCACCTCGTCGACGACGAAGTACCTCGGCGGTCACAGCGACGTCGTCGGCGGTGCCGTCGTCGTGCGCCACGACGTCCCGGTGGCTGAGCTGAAGGACGCCGCCGACCGCATCGCCTTCCACCAGAACGCGATCGGCGGCGTGGCCGGGCCCTTCGACTCGTGGCTCGTGCTCCGGGGGCTCAAGACCCTCGCCGTCCGCATGGAGCGCCACTGCGACAACGCCGAGGCCGTCGTCGCCTACCTGCAGTCGCACCCCGCCGTCGAGAAGGTGCTCTACCCCGGCCTGCCCGACCACCCCGGCCACGCCGTCGCGGCCCGCCAGATGAAGCGCTTCGGTGGCATGGTCTCGGTGCTGCTCAAGGGTGGCGAGGACGCCGCCGTCGCCGCGTGCGGAGCGACGACGGTCTTCACCCTCGGTGAGTCGCTGGGTGGGGTGGAGTCGCTGATCGAGCACCCCTTCCGCATGACCCACGCGTCGGTCGAGGGCACCGCGCTCGAGGTGCCGCGCGGGCTCATCCGGCTCTCGGTCGGTATCGAGGACGAGGCCGACCTGCTGGCCGACCTCGACGTCGCCCTCGCCGTCCGCGGCTGA
- the recQ gene encoding DNA helicase RecQ, with protein MPVTSAPLDTLRTVFGYDAFRGDQQEIVEHVVAGGDALVLMPTGGGKSLCYQIPALVRPGTGIVISPLIALMQDQVDALTALGVRAGFLNSTQDLGTRREMERAYTDGELDLLYLAPEALRSQFTLDLLGRGDIALFAIDEAHCVAQWGHDFRPDYLMLTVLKERWPQVPRIALTATATAATRTEIATNLSLTGARHFVADFDRPNIQYRIVPKAEPRVQLLDLLRTEHRDDAGIVYCLSRASVEATAEALAKQGIPALPYHAGLDASVRSHHQSRFLREEGLVMVATIAFGMGIDKPDVRFVAHLDLPKSVEGYYQETGRAGRDGQPATAWLAYGLADVVQQRRMIDTSPGDLARRRAQGAHLDAMLALCETTLCRRGQLLRYFGQEPGEPCGNCDTCLVPPTVWDATIAAQKLLSTVARLASERNQRFGAGQSIDILLGKRTPKVAQHHHDGLSTFGIGTDLTEQQWRAVTRQLLARGLLAVEGDHGTLALTEGSGEVLGRRLEVELRVDPTPAKGRRGSGGGSRSSRAAAAVADLSPEAQPVFERLRAWRAATAKESGMPAYVIFHDATLRQIAGDAPADLAALGQVSGVGQAKLERYGEQVLEVLAAE; from the coding sequence GTGCCCGTCACCTCTGCGCCGCTGGACACCCTGCGCACCGTCTTCGGCTACGACGCCTTCCGCGGCGACCAGCAGGAGATCGTCGAGCACGTCGTCGCCGGTGGGGACGCACTGGTGCTCATGCCGACCGGTGGTGGAAAGTCGCTCTGCTACCAGATCCCGGCCTTGGTGCGGCCGGGCACCGGCATCGTCATCTCGCCGCTCATCGCGCTGATGCAGGACCAGGTCGACGCCCTCACGGCGCTCGGGGTGCGGGCCGGCTTCCTCAACTCCACGCAGGACCTCGGCACCCGTCGCGAGATGGAGCGGGCGTACACCGACGGCGAGCTCGACCTGCTCTACCTGGCGCCCGAGGCGCTACGCAGCCAGTTCACCCTCGACCTGCTGGGGCGCGGCGACATCGCCCTCTTCGCGATCGACGAGGCGCACTGCGTGGCGCAGTGGGGGCACGACTTCCGGCCCGACTACCTCATGCTGACCGTGCTCAAGGAGCGCTGGCCGCAGGTCCCGCGCATCGCGCTGACCGCGACCGCGACGGCCGCCACCCGCACCGAGATCGCGACCAACCTGTCGCTCACGGGCGCGCGGCACTTCGTCGCCGACTTCGACCGGCCCAACATCCAGTACCGCATCGTGCCCAAGGCCGAGCCGCGGGTGCAGCTGCTCGACCTGCTGCGCACCGAGCACCGGGATGACGCGGGGATCGTCTACTGCCTGTCGCGGGCATCGGTCGAAGCGACCGCGGAAGCCCTTGCCAAGCAAGGCATTCCGGCCCTGCCCTACCACGCGGGGCTCGACGCGTCGGTCCGGTCTCACCACCAGAGCCGCTTCCTGCGCGAGGAGGGGCTGGTGATGGTCGCGACGATCGCCTTCGGGATGGGGATCGACAAGCCCGACGTGCGCTTCGTCGCCCACCTCGACCTGCCGAAGTCGGTGGAGGGCTACTACCAGGAGACCGGCCGAGCCGGGCGCGACGGGCAGCCCGCGACGGCGTGGCTGGCCTACGGCCTCGCCGACGTCGTGCAGCAGCGGCGGATGATCGACACCTCACCGGGTGACCTCGCGCGGCGCCGTGCCCAGGGCGCTCACCTCGACGCCATGCTCGCGCTCTGCGAGACGACGCTGTGCCGCCGCGGGCAGCTGCTGCGCTACTTCGGTCAGGAGCCCGGCGAGCCCTGCGGCAACTGCGACACCTGCCTCGTGCCGCCGACCGTGTGGGATGCGACCATCGCGGCGCAGAAGCTGCTGTCGACCGTGGCGCGGCTGGCCTCCGAGCGCAACCAGCGCTTCGGGGCCGGCCAGAGCATCGACATCCTGCTCGGTAAGCGCACCCCCAAGGTGGCCCAGCACCACCACGACGGCCTCTCGACCTTCGGCATCGGCACCGACCTCACCGAGCAGCAGTGGCGGGCAGTCACGCGCCAGCTGCTGGCTCGCGGACTGCTCGCCGTCGAGGGCGACCACGGCACGCTCGCGCTCACCGAGGGCAGCGGCGAGGTGCTCGGGCGCCGGCTCGAGGTCGAGCTGCGGGTCGACCCGACGCCCGCGAAGGGCCGTCGCGGCTCGGGTGGTGGGTCGCGCTCGTCGCGGGCGGCGGCCGCTGTGGCCGACCTGTCACCGGAGGCCCAGCCCGTCTTCGAGCGGCTGCGGGCCTGGCGGGCGGCCACCGCCAAGGAGTCAGGTATGCCGGCCTACGTGATCTTCCACGACGCGACCCTGCGCCAGATCGCTGGCGACGCACCGGCCGACCTCGCCGCGCTCGGACAGGTCAGCGGGGTGGGGCAGGCCAAGCTCGAGCGCTACGGCGAGCAGGTGCTCGAGGTGCTCGCGGCGGAGTGA